The following proteins come from a genomic window of Pseudomonadota bacterium:
- a CDS encoding peptidyl-prolyl cis-trans isomerase, whose translation MASRRATVAASLLAACGTQETTHATTGHTSVPTATAADPGLVVATVDGAPLGRDELVSAAQDLSLSAATALRLLEAELLLAGEAERLGYGSDASVTRAVTQAMVQRLLADEVEQVQVSGAQVVEAYRSSGERFRKPERRAVAHVVVKIGKGAEPTLDADARKIARQFVIRFRQHSDEAVVLEEAQAFEGSSFEIVAEQIAPFGREAALVHDFVGPVFEQAQVGVLPRPVRTEFGWHAIKITQIAPEQNTPLEEVRAQLRRELAAREQRRRFDALVERLESRSRLKLHGELLEVLDDPGSVARSLRK comes from the coding sequence TTGGCCTCACGTCGCGCTACTGTGGCGGCGAGCCTGTTGGCTGCATGCGGCACACAAGAGACGACCCATGCGACGACCGGCCACACTAGCGTTCCCACCGCCACGGCCGCCGATCCGGGCCTGGTCGTTGCCACCGTCGATGGTGCTCCGCTCGGGCGCGACGAGCTGGTATCCGCGGCGCAGGACTTGTCGCTCTCCGCAGCCACGGCGCTGCGGCTGCTCGAAGCAGAGCTCTTGCTTGCTGGCGAAGCAGAGCGATTGGGGTATGGCTCGGATGCGAGCGTGACGCGGGCGGTCACGCAAGCCATGGTTCAGCGATTGCTCGCTGACGAGGTCGAGCAAGTGCAGGTGAGCGGCGCTCAGGTTGTCGAGGCTTATAGAAGTTCGGGTGAACGCTTTCGGAAGCCGGAACGCCGCGCTGTGGCTCACGTCGTGGTCAAGATCGGGAAAGGGGCTGAACCAACCCTTGACGCCGACGCACGGAAGATCGCTCGGCAGTTCGTCATCCGGTTTCGTCAGCACTCCGACGAGGCAGTGGTGCTTGAAGAGGCGCAAGCGTTCGAGGGTTCGTCCTTCGAGATCGTGGCCGAACAAATCGCGCCGTTCGGGCGTGAAGCCGCATTGGTCCACGATTTCGTCGGGCCAGTGTTCGAACAGGCGCAGGTGGGTGTGCTGCCGCGACCGGTGCGCACCGAGTTTGGCTGGCACGCAATCAAGATCACGCAGATCGCTCCCGAGCAGAACACGCCGCTCGAAGAGGTGCGCGCGCAGCTGCGGCGGGAGTTGGCAGCACGTGAGCAGCGCAGGCGCTTCGACGCGCTCGTGGAGCGGCTCGAGAGCCGGAGTCGCCTGAAGCTGCACGGCGAGCTGTTGGAGGTTCTGGACGATCCGGGTTCAGTCGCTCGGAGCCTGCGCAAGTGA